The Variovorax sp. S12S4 genome includes the window CCAGAACCACTCGCTGCTGCCCTGGCTCACCTGCTTCGAGAACGTGTACCTCGCGGTCGAGCGCGTCTTTGCCGCCACCGAGAACAAGGCGCAGTTGCGCGCACGCACCGATGCGGCGCTCGCAATGGTCGGCCTTACGCCAGCAGCGCAAAAGCGCCCCGGCGAGATCTCGGGCGGCATGAAGCAGCGCGTGGGCATTGCACGCGCTCTCTCGATGGAACCCAAGGTGCTGCTGATGGACGAACCCTTCGGCGCCCTGGACGCGCTCACGCGCGCCAAGCTGCAGGACGAACTGCTCGGCATCGTGCAGAAGACCCAGAGCACCGTCGTCATGGTCACGCACGACGTCGACGAAGCGGTGCTGCTGAGCGACCGCATCGTGATGCTCACCAACGGCCCGGCCGCCACCATCGGCGAAGTGCTGAAGGTCGACATCGCACGTCCGCGCAACCGCGTCGAACTGGCCGAAGACCCGACCTATGTGCACGCCCGCAAGGCGGTGATCGATTTTCTCTACACGCGCCAGGCGCACGTGGAGAAGGTTGCGGCCTGACACCGCCGGCACGGCACAACCGGAGTCAGGACATGATGACTTGCAGGCTGTGCTCGTACCAGGCGGTGAGCCGCTCGAAAGTGTCCACCAGCGCTTCGCTGGAACGCACCAGCGTGGCGCGGCCTTCAGGGCTTTCGAGTGCCTGCACGCCGCCGACCAGGCGCAGCCATTCGTCCCGCGCGGCCGCCAGTGCAGCGCGAATCTCGGGTGAACTGAGGGGCGCGCGCTCCAGCTCCAGCAGCGCCGCCTCGAACTCGTTCATGGTCGGCAGCAGCCGTTCGCGCGAAGGCCCTGCAGCGAGCGCCGAAGCCAGCAACGCGTCCTTGGCCAGGCGCTGTGCGCGCATGCGCTGCCGCCCGCAGATGTTGACGATGCGCAGCGCACGCCGCGCGCCGGAGGCTTCGAGCGCATCGGTCAGCGCCTCGGCCGCGGCCAGCAGCTCGTCGCCGAGCTTGTCGATGTCAGCCAGCGCCTGCGGCACCGCGCGCGCCGCCAGCGCGGCGGAAAGCCCGCTCCACGCAGCCTGCACATCGCCCAGCGCGCCCGCGCCCGGGGCGCCCAGCTCAAGGGTGGCCAGGTGATCCAGGTTCTGCTGCACCCGCTCGACCGATTGCGTGCGCAACACGCGCGCACGCTGCACGTCGATGCCGGCAAGCATCTGAGCGGCAATCCGCACCAGCCGCTGCGACAGCATGCGCAGTTGCCCGGCGCGGTTGATCGCGTCGGCCCACTGCGCGGCCTCGATTACCGAGCGCGACACCTCGCCCAGCCGCAGGTTGGCATGCATGGCCGCGCCGCGGAGCAAGCCGAAGGCCTCGTCCTCCCCGATGCCGCGGGACGACATCAGCAGGCCCTTGGCGCGGTCGACCCATTTGCGTTCATCCATGCGCGTGCGCAAGCCGTCGAGTTCGGTGCGCAGCGCGGCCTCGCGTTCACGCCGGACCGGCGCGAGGGTCATCAGCGCGCGAAGCGAGGTGCCATCGAAAGCTTCGATCGGCAGCCACGCATGCACGCCCAGAGCAACCAGCGCTTCGTGCTGGGCGCTGTCCAGCGGTGCGCTGACGAGGCTCAGCCCGCAAGGAGGCGTGCCCTTCCATTCGCCGACAGCATCGAGCAGCGCCTGCAGCTGTTGCGCCGGTGCGGGCAGCCAGGCCATCACCTGTTGCGGTGCAAGCGCACCCACCTTCTGCACCAGCGTGTGGCAGGTGCTCCGCTCGACGGCAGCGACGCCGGTGCTCGCCAGCGCCTGCTGCAGAGGCTCCGGCAGCGGCGCGGATTCGGCGAAATCATTGGGCAGAACGACAAGAAGGGACATCATGGAAAAGCGGTTGGGGGCACGGCAAGCATAGGCCACGCCCGCGCATTTGCGCAGGCACGTCTCTTGCATCGACACGGGTGCGGTGTAACGAAGCACCGCTTTGGTGAGGCTGCAGGCTCCTGCATCCATCCTGGCTGCGCAATGGCCGGGAAGCACCCCCACGCCGACAGCGTTCGCTGCCGGCATTCCGCCCCAACCCCGTCTGTCGACTCGGCCCTCCAAAGGCTGCGCCGCGGCATTTCGCACGATTGAACGCCATGTCCAGTTTCAGGACCTTCTTGCACTCAGGCCACGGCCCGACGCTGTTCGCGGCCTTTCTGTACTTCTCGTTCTCCTGCTGCATCTGGGTGCTCAACGGCGCCATGGCGCCGTTCATCGGCGAAACCTTCGATCTTTCGCCTGCGCAAAAGGGGCTGATGCTGTCGGTGCCCATCATCGCGGGTGCGCTCATGCGCTTTCCGCTCGGCATCCTCTCGCAATACATCGGCCGCAAGAACGCCACGCTGGTCGAGATGGGCCTGATCGCGGTGGCGATGCTGTTCGGCTTCTTCTTCGTGAAGAGCTTCAACGACCTGCTGGCCATGGGCGTGCTGCTGGGCATTGCGGGCGCCAGTTTCGGCGTGGCGCTGTCGCTGGGTTCGGGCTGGTTCCCGCCGCAGCACAAGGGCCTGGCCATGGGCCTGGTGGGCGCCGGCAACGTGGGCACGGCGGTGTCGGTGCTGGTGGCGCCGCCGCTCGCGCAATGGCTCGGCTGGCAGGCGGTGTATGCCGTGGCGGCCGCCGCCATTCTGGTGCCGATGGTCGTGATGGTGCTGTTCGCCAAGGAGCCGCCCGATGTCGACAGCCACGCGAGCTTCCGCGAGCACATCGCCTGCCTGTTCGAAAAAGACGGCTGGGTGTTCAGCCTGATCTACGGCGTGACCTTCGGCGGCTTCATCGGCCTCATCACCTTCCTGCCCTCTTACTACTACGACCAGTTCGGCGTGAGCAAGGTGCAGGCGGGGCAACTCACCATGCTGGCGGCCTTCATGGGCGCGGCGGTGCGCATCGTCGGCGGCTGGATCTCCGACCGCTGGGGCGGCGTGAACACGCTGACCGTAGTGCTGCTTGTCGTGGCCGTCGGTCTCGTGCTGGTGGGCATCTCGTCGGCATCGCTTGCGCTCACCACGCTGCTCCTGATCTTGTGCTTTGCCGCCCTGGGCGCGGGCAACGGCGCGCTGTTCCAGCTGGTGCCGCTGCGCTGGCCCACCAGCACCGCCGTGGCCGGTTCGATGATCGGCGAAATCGGCGCGCTGGGCGGCGGCCTGGTGCCCAACGCCATGGGCCTGTCGAAGCAATACCTCGGCAGCTACGTCTGGGGCTTCGTGTTCTTCGGCGTGCTGTCGCTCGTCATGCTGGGCGTGATGCGCGTGATGCAGATCCGCTGGACCCGCACCTGGGCCGAAAAAGGCGGCCGTGCGCGCACCACGCCCTCACCGGCTCCGGCCAAGTACACCGCTCCACCGAAGGCAACGCGGCCATGACCCTTTTCCGTTCGCCGTCAGCGTGGCAGAAAAAGCAGCCACACCACGAGCAGTGCGTTGAACAGCAGCGACACGGCGAGCGCGATCTTGTAGAGCGCGGCCGGGTCGCGGCGGATCAG containing:
- a CDS encoding ABC transporter ATP-binding protein, producing MNDDSKYIEIHDVEQRFKTAKGSFLALQGINLNVAKGEFITLIGHSGCGKSTLLNLIAGLTTPTQGVLLCANREIKGPGPERAVVFQNHSLLPWLTCFENVYLAVERVFAATENKAQLRARTDAALAMVGLTPAAQKRPGEISGGMKQRVGIARALSMEPKVLLMDEPFGALDALTRAKLQDELLGIVQKTQSTVVMVTHDVDEAVLLSDRIVMLTNGPAATIGEVLKVDIARPRNRVELAEDPTYVHARKAVIDFLYTRQAHVEKVAA
- a CDS encoding MFS transporter; translated protein: MSSFRTFLHSGHGPTLFAAFLYFSFSCCIWVLNGAMAPFIGETFDLSPAQKGLMLSVPIIAGALMRFPLGILSQYIGRKNATLVEMGLIAVAMLFGFFFVKSFNDLLAMGVLLGIAGASFGVALSLGSGWFPPQHKGLAMGLVGAGNVGTAVSVLVAPPLAQWLGWQAVYAVAAAAILVPMVVMVLFAKEPPDVDSHASFREHIACLFEKDGWVFSLIYGVTFGGFIGLITFLPSYYYDQFGVSKVQAGQLTMLAAFMGAAVRIVGGWISDRWGGVNTLTVVLLVVAVGLVLVGISSASLALTTLLLILCFAALGAGNGALFQLVPLRWPTSTAVAGSMIGEIGALGGGLVPNAMGLSKQYLGSYVWGFVFFGVLSLVMLGVMRVMQIRWTRTWAEKGGRARTTPSPAPAKYTAPPKATRP
- a CDS encoding ANTAR domain-containing protein, which codes for MMSLLVVLPNDFAESAPLPEPLQQALASTGVAAVERSTCHTLVQKVGALAPQQVMAWLPAPAQQLQALLDAVGEWKGTPPCGLSLVSAPLDSAQHEALVALGVHAWLPIEAFDGTSLRALMTLAPVRREREAALRTELDGLRTRMDERKWVDRAKGLLMSSRGIGEDEAFGLLRGAAMHANLRLGEVSRSVIEAAQWADAINRAGQLRMLSQRLVRIAAQMLAGIDVQRARVLRTQSVERVQQNLDHLATLELGAPGAGALGDVQAAWSGLSAALAARAVPQALADIDKLGDELLAAAEALTDALEASGARRALRIVNICGRQRMRAQRLAKDALLASALAAGPSRERLLPTMNEFEAALLELERAPLSSPEIRAALAAARDEWLRLVGGVQALESPEGRATLVRSSEALVDTFERLTAWYEHSLQVIMS